TGCAGAGTCAGATGCAGGGAGCCAGGTTTTCGGAGCGGCAGCGCCCAATGTGGCGGCACATGCGAAAGAGATCAAGGCTGCCGGAGCCAAATTCTGCGATTGCCCGGCCTGCGCAGCAGTGGAAGCGATCCTTGAGAAGAAGGAGCAGATCCTTAAATAGCAGGTATTTTTGATTCGTGGAATATCGTTTTATATAAAGAAAAAGCATCAGTCAGCGATGATTGATGCTTTTTCTTTATTAAATCGTTTATTTGTGGTACAATATCCGGGATATCCGCCTAAAGGCACGGTGCACTACATAACCTCCCAGGCAGATGACTGCCAGATACAGAAGGTTTGCGGGCAGGATGCCGATGCGCAGGGCGATGTCATGGAAGATGATCTGTGTGGTGGGATAGTAGGGGGAGATATAGAACATATCCGCCCGTCCATGTCCCGGAGCATAGATATTGATCAGCGTGGCGATGCAGCAGCAGATCACAAAGACCGGGATCGTGCGGGCAAAGCCTTTGCCGGACAACGCCGACCGTCCGGTCAGGAAGATAAAGATTCCGATCAGGATCAGCATGGTGTGCCAGACATAGCCATGGACAGACAGAGTCCAGTGGATGCCCAGAAATCCCTCCGGCACCAGGAGCGCTGCAATGCCCCCAAGCAGGTTGTAGTCCTGCATAAAGGTATACAGTGTGGTCTTGACTGTCCGGTCCTTTATAAATGGCAGGAGCAGGCACAGATACATGGGCAGGCTGCAGAGCTGGAAGGGGAAAAACCACCAGTCGTAGCTTCTGTGATTGATGAAATAATATAAAAACAGTTGTTTGTAGGTTTCGCTGACAGCCAGAAACAGCCCGCAGGCAAAGAGGATACGGTCTGCGGTGCGGTCCGGCAGGGAGCGGAGCCGGAAAAAAATTGAATTGTTCATAATAATATAGTATAACATTCTTGATGAAAAAGAACAAGGCAGGGGAGATATCGGATTTTGCGGCAGCGGCGGCCCTCATGCCGGAGCAGCACAGATTCCGGCTCCGGTTTCGACCATAAGAAGCTGTAGGCATCCGGAATTTTCTTAAAAGCCTGCAAGGGGAAGGGGCAACTCGCCTGCGCTCAGACAACCCCTTCCCCTTGCAGAACAGAAAATCCTGTATGCCAACAGCTTCTAATGGTCTGCAAAGTCGCCGGAATCTGTGCTGCTCCGGCGCAAGGGCCGCCGCTGCCGCAAAATGCGGAATCTCCGGCTACGTTTTCTCAGGAAGAGGAGAAAAGATTGATGATGGAAGACGGTATGAAAAACAACGAGAATATGAAAAACGAAGAAAATATGGTGAACAAAGAATGTGGTGAACGTATGACAGAGTTAAGAGTGTTGGATGCAGGACAGGTGAAGGAGATTTATGATACTTATATGACTACGGATTTTCCGAAGAGCGAGCTGCCGCCGGTGGAGGCGTTTTTTGAGCGGTTGGAGCGGGGGATCTATGAGTGTCTGGGGCTTTATGAGAATGGGGCGCTGAGGGCATATGGGTATTTTACGAGAAATGATGAGCGGGGATATATGCTTTTGGATTTTCTGGCGGTCTGCCCGGAGTATCGAAGCGGCGGCTATGGCAGTAAATTTTTGCAGATGGTCAAAGAATATTTTCCGGAGAGAAATGGTATCCTTCTGGAGTGTGAGTCTCTGCGGACAGCGCCGGATGAGGCGCAGCGGGAGATCAGAAGCAGGAGAATCAAGTTCTATCTGAGGAACGGCTGCCGGGAGACCAATGTGTCGTCCTGTTTGTTTGGGGTAGATTTTGATATTCTGTATCTGCCGCTTAAGGAGGAGGAACCGCAGGTGGATGTGGAACTGTGTGGAATCTATCGCCTGATGTTTGGGGAGGAGAGATTCAGGAAATATGCAAAGGTATCCTTACGGTAACAGAGGAACCTGCAGGACACGTATTGATTTTTTGCTGTAGTTTGTGGTATGATATCACACAATCTTATGTAAAATTCCGCTTGTCAGCCTGATATGGCTTCGTTATAATAGAGGGCAGGCAATATGCGATGAAAGGACAGGAAGGATGATCAAATTAGAACGTACCAGTGTGATGAACCTGGAGAACGCGATCCGCGGCGCACGTAACCCTATGAACAGTTGGAACAGGATGGACAGCGCCTACGATGAGGATGGCAATTATATCCTGGGCCCCAATGATCTGGGGCTGGCGAAGCGCCTTCGCAGAGCAGGCAGTGATCACCGTAAATATATCCGCCAGGTTTTTGTATCGGTAGATATTACAGCGCCGCTGTACTGGTGGAAGGAATATGACACTTATAAGGTGGGGACGGTGGCGAACTCCACCAGCACCATGCACAAGATCCACAGCAAGCCCTTTGAGCTTGATGATTTCAGCACGGACCACATGACGCCGGAGACCCTGGCATTTATGGGGACAGTGGTGGAACAGCTGGAGCAGATCCGGCTTAAATATATGGAGACGAAGGATAAGGCAGACTGGTATGATCTGATCCAGCTGCTTCCGTCCAGCTACAACCAGATGCGGACCTGCACGCTGAATTACGAGACGCTGATCAATATCTATTTTGCCAGACGCAGCCATAAGCTTTTAGAGTGGCATACCTTCTGCGACTGGATTGTATCCCTTCCTTACGGGAAAGAGTTGATCCTTGCGGAGGATGGGGAGGAATCTGTTTGAATATTATCGTAGCAGTGGATAAACATTGGGCCATCGGCAGCAGGGGTCAGCTGCTGGTGAGCATCCCCCATGACCAGAAGCGTTTCCGGGAGATGACCCTGGGAAAGGTCATTGTCATGGGCAGGAAGACGTTGGAGAGCCTTCCTGGGGGACAGCCGTTATACGGACGTACCAATGTGGTGCTGAGCCGGAACCCGGAGTATCAGGTGAAGGGAGCGGAGGTCTGCCACAGCATGGAGGAGACGCTTTCCTTTTTGAAGGCGTATCCCTCGGAAGATATTTATATCATCGGCGGAGGCAGCATCTATGAGCAGTTTTTGCCCCTGTGTGACAGGGCGGAAGTGACCTGGATCGATTTTGCTTACGATTCAGACACGGGATTTCCGAATCTGGAAGAACTGCCGGGGTGGGAGCTGAGGACAGAGAGCGATGAGCAGACGTATTTTGACCTGTGCTATACCTACCGGACTTATGAAAAGACGGAGTGAGAGTGACAACGGCGGAATCATGAATGGGAAGCCGAATATACAGGAAGATGATCAGGAGGATGGAAATGTATAAGATTTTAAAAGCGGAAAAGCTGGCGGATAAGATTTTCCTCATGGATGTGGAAGCGCCGCGGGTGGCAAAGTCCTGTCAGCCGGGTGAATTTGTCATTGTAAAGATCGATGAGAAGGGGGAACGGATCCCGCTTACAATCTGCGATTATGACCGGGAGCGGGGGACTGTGACTATCGTGTTCCAGATCGTGGGAGCCTCCACTCAGAGGATGTCGCTCCTTGCGGCAGGAGACGCGTTCCAGGATTTTGTGGGACCCTTAGGGCAGGCGTCCGAGTTCGTGAAGGAAGACTTGGAAGAAGTGAAAAAACGCAGATATTTATTCGTGGCGGGCGGTGTGGGAACCGCTCCTGTCTATCCGCAGGTGAAGTGGATGAAGGAACACGGCATCGATGTGGATGTGATCGTGGGAGCCAAGAATAAGGAACTGCTGATCCTGGAAGACATGATGAAGGATGTGGCAGGCAATCTGTACATAACTACCGATGACGGCT
This portion of the Clostridium sp. AN503 genome encodes:
- a CDS encoding dihydrofolate reductase; the encoded protein is MNIIVAVDKHWAIGSRGQLLVSIPHDQKRFREMTLGKVIVMGRKTLESLPGGQPLYGRTNVVLSRNPEYQVKGAEVCHSMEETLSFLKAYPSEDIYIIGGGSIYEQFLPLCDRAEVTWIDFAYDSDTGFPNLEELPGWELRTESDEQTYFDLCYTYRTYEKTE
- a CDS encoding GNAT family N-acetyltransferase, whose product is MMEDGMKNNENMKNEENMVNKECGERMTELRVLDAGQVKEIYDTYMTTDFPKSELPPVEAFFERLERGIYECLGLYENGALRAYGYFTRNDERGYMLLDFLAVCPEYRSGGYGSKFLQMVKEYFPERNGILLECESLRTAPDEAQREIRSRRIKFYLRNGCRETNVSSCLFGVDFDILYLPLKEEEPQVDVELCGIYRLMFGEERFRKYAKVSLR
- a CDS encoding sulfide/dihydroorotate dehydrogenase-like FAD/NAD-binding protein gives rise to the protein MYKILKAEKLADKIFLMDVEAPRVAKSCQPGEFVIVKIDEKGERIPLTICDYDRERGTVTIVFQIVGASTQRMSLLAAGDAFQDFVGPLGQASEFVKEDLEEVKKRRYLFVAGGVGTAPVYPQVKWMKEHGIDVDVIVGAKNKELLILEDMMKDVAGNLYITTDDGSYVRKGMVTDVIRDLVENQGRHYDVCVAIGPMIMMKFVCKLTKELGLHTIVSMNPVMVDGTGMCGACRLTVGDEVKFACVDGPEFDGHLVNFDEAMKRQQMYKTEEGRAMLKALEGDTHHGGCGNCN